Proteins encoded within one genomic window of Microbacterium sp. LKL04:
- a CDS encoding ATP-binding cassette domain-containing protein, whose product MSVSSRRTGDHVLSMRGIDKRFGAVRALSGVDFRVREGEVVALVGDNGAGKSTLVKVLAGVHPADAGTIELDGELVQLSSPADAQDLGIATVFQDLALCENLDVVANLWLGRELIDHGRLDEVGMEERTWMLLRELAAKIPSVRVPVSTLSGGQRQTVAIARSLIGEPRIVILDEPTAALGVAQTAEVLNLIERLRDRGHGVILISHNLTDVLAVADRIVVLRLGRNNGEFDAETATSEVLIAAITGALDSPRPLPPPEEPHAPVIPLAGARRRLDGDR is encoded by the coding sequence GTGAGCGTCTCCTCCCGTCGCACCGGCGACCACGTCCTGTCGATGCGCGGCATCGACAAACGATTCGGCGCCGTGCGCGCGCTCAGCGGGGTCGACTTCCGTGTGCGCGAGGGCGAGGTCGTCGCCCTCGTCGGCGACAACGGCGCGGGCAAGTCGACCCTCGTGAAGGTCCTCGCAGGCGTGCACCCGGCCGACGCCGGCACGATCGAGCTCGACGGCGAGCTCGTGCAGCTCTCGAGCCCCGCCGACGCGCAGGACCTCGGCATCGCGACGGTGTTCCAGGACCTCGCCCTCTGCGAGAACCTCGACGTCGTCGCCAACCTCTGGCTCGGTCGCGAGCTCATCGACCACGGACGCCTCGACGAGGTCGGCATGGAGGAGCGGACGTGGATGCTGCTGCGCGAGCTCGCGGCGAAGATCCCCTCCGTTCGCGTCCCGGTCTCGACGCTGTCGGGCGGCCAACGTCAGACGGTCGCGATCGCCCGGTCGCTGATCGGCGAGCCGCGCATCGTGATCCTCGATGAACCGACCGCGGCCCTCGGGGTGGCGCAGACGGCCGAGGTCCTGAACCTCATCGAACGCCTGCGCGATCGCGGCCACGGCGTGATCCTCATCAGCCACAACCTGACCGACGTCCTCGCCGTGGCCGACCGCATCGTGGTCCTGCGCCTGGGGCGCAACAACGGCGAGTTCGACGCCGAGACGGCGACAAGCGAGGTGCTGATCGCGGCGATCACCGGCGCCCTCGACTCCCCGCGTCCCCTGCCTCCTCCCGAGGAGCCGCACGCTCCGGTCATCCCCCTCGCGGGCGCTCGGCGCCGTTTGGACGGCGACCGGTGA
- a CDS encoding substrate-binding domain-containing protein: MRRLVTAVVLAAASAAALSGCALPDNSPEQTTIALLLPDKKTARYETFDRPVFEKRIAELGDAQVLYTNADQDAARQQQQAESALAAGAAVLVLDPVDGRAAASILASATAEGVPVISYDRMIIGGGEPAYYVSFDNERVGELQAEALVAGLKAEGRSDGGILMVHGAPTDSNAAQFREGARRVIEKAGLRVLAEYDTPDWSPDKAQSWVAGQLAQYGDDVAAVYAANDGTASGAIAALRAADVSPFPIVTGQDAELTALQRIVSGDQYMTVYKAIREQATIAADVATELAAGKRPTGDTTVEGIPSTLLTPVAVTVKDIASTVVTDGFWTVADICTPPYAEACAAAGLE, encoded by the coding sequence ATGAGGCGACTCGTCACCGCCGTCGTGCTCGCGGCGGCTTCTGCTGCCGCACTGTCGGGGTGCGCCCTTCCCGACAACTCCCCCGAACAGACGACGATCGCGCTGCTCCTGCCCGACAAGAAGACCGCGCGCTACGAGACGTTCGATCGCCCCGTGTTCGAGAAGCGGATCGCCGAGCTCGGTGACGCGCAGGTGCTGTACACGAACGCCGACCAGGATGCCGCCCGCCAGCAGCAGCAGGCGGAATCGGCGCTCGCGGCGGGCGCTGCGGTGCTCGTCCTCGATCCCGTCGACGGGCGGGCCGCGGCATCCATCCTCGCCTCCGCCACCGCCGAAGGCGTGCCGGTCATCTCGTACGACCGGATGATCATCGGGGGCGGAGAGCCCGCGTACTACGTCTCGTTCGACAATGAGCGCGTCGGCGAGCTGCAGGCCGAGGCACTCGTCGCCGGTCTGAAAGCCGAAGGCCGCTCGGACGGCGGCATCCTCATGGTGCACGGGGCCCCTACCGACAGCAACGCGGCGCAGTTCCGCGAGGGCGCCCGGCGTGTGATCGAGAAGGCGGGCCTGCGCGTCCTCGCCGAATACGACACGCCCGACTGGAGTCCCGACAAGGCGCAGTCGTGGGTCGCGGGGCAGCTCGCGCAGTACGGCGACGACGTCGCGGCCGTCTACGCCGCCAACGACGGCACCGCGAGCGGAGCGATCGCAGCGCTGCGTGCCGCCGACGTCTCGCCGTTCCCGATCGTCACCGGCCAGGACGCGGAGCTCACCGCTCTGCAGCGCATCGTCTCGGGCGACCAGTACATGACCGTCTACAAGGCGATCCGCGAGCAGGCGACGATCGCCGCCGACGTCGCGACGGAGCTTGCTGCGGGAAAGCGCCCGACAGGCGACACGACGGTCGAGGGCATCCCCTCGACCCTGCTGACCCCGGTCGCCGTGACCGTGAAGGACATCGCCTCGACCGTCGTCACCGATGGGTTCTGGACCGTCGCGGACATCTGCACGCCCCCCTACGCCGAGGCCTGCGCCGCCGCAGGCCTGGAATGA
- a CDS encoding ROK family transcriptional regulator: MARRSTPPGSQSSLREANRARLLDSLKRHGRLTQIELAGATGLSPATVSNIVKELTASGVLHTSFTSRSGRRATLVSLARQVGLVAGAHFSTRKLHVAIADATRSVVAETSIPLAPDHRHDAELDRLSLLLGDMVDGLGGSLSDLLGVGLALPAPVDPRTSVISTPGLLPGWDGVDIARSLSARIGRPVHVDSEANLGALAEAREGAARGASSSVYVTVGHSISAGLLVDGELFRGASGRTGQIGHMTIDENGALCRCGNRGCLETVAAGPALLAGFSEADGIHRLRDLVTAAGDGVPAAQRTIADAGRHIGIAAASLCNLIDPERIVVGGELARAGEILLAPLRHALDRAILGGGVPEIVASAFAEWAETRGAIALALDHVAVDADLVALPA; the protein is encoded by the coding sequence GTGGCTCGCCGGTCAACTCCGCCCGGCTCGCAGTCCTCACTGCGAGAGGCGAATCGTGCACGATTGCTCGATTCGCTCAAGAGGCATGGGCGCTTGACGCAGATCGAGCTCGCCGGCGCCACCGGGCTCTCCCCCGCAACGGTGTCGAACATCGTCAAGGAGCTCACCGCCTCCGGCGTGCTCCACACCTCCTTCACGTCCCGCAGCGGCCGCCGCGCCACCCTCGTCTCGCTCGCGCGGCAGGTCGGGCTCGTCGCCGGTGCGCACTTCTCGACCCGCAAACTCCACGTCGCGATCGCCGACGCGACACGGTCCGTCGTCGCCGAGACGTCCATCCCGCTCGCCCCCGACCACCGGCACGACGCCGAACTCGACCGGCTGAGTCTGCTGCTCGGCGACATGGTCGACGGGCTCGGCGGGTCCCTGTCGGATCTGCTCGGCGTCGGCTTGGCGCTGCCCGCCCCGGTGGATCCGCGCACATCCGTCATCTCGACGCCCGGCCTCCTGCCCGGATGGGACGGGGTCGACATAGCACGCAGCCTCTCCGCGCGGATCGGCCGCCCCGTGCACGTGGACAGCGAAGCGAACCTCGGTGCCCTCGCCGAAGCGCGCGAGGGCGCCGCCCGTGGCGCCTCTTCATCGGTGTACGTCACGGTCGGCCATTCCATCTCCGCGGGTCTGCTCGTCGACGGTGAGCTCTTCCGCGGTGCGAGCGGCCGCACCGGTCAGATCGGGCACATGACGATCGACGAGAACGGTGCGCTGTGCCGCTGCGGAAACCGAGGCTGCCTCGAGACGGTGGCCGCAGGTCCCGCCCTCCTGGCCGGCTTCAGCGAAGCCGACGGCATCCATCGCCTCCGTGATCTCGTGACGGCGGCGGGCGACGGTGTCCCGGCCGCGCAGCGCACGATCGCGGATGCCGGCCGCCACATCGGCATCGCCGCGGCGAGCCTGTGCAACCTCATCGACCCGGAACGCATCGTCGTGGGTGGCGAGTTGGCGCGTGCCGGCGAGATCCTCCTGGCACCTCTCCGACACGCACTGGACCGCGCGATCCTCGGCGGCGGGGTTCCTGAAATCGTCGCGTCCGCCTTCGCGGAGTGGGCCGAGACCCGCGGTGCGATCGCCCTGGCCCTCGACCACGTGGCCGTCGACGCCGATCTCGTCGCTCTCCCCGCATGA
- a CDS encoding PLD nuclease N-terminal domain-containing protein codes for MPYLISFVVLAGMIFALIDIITRDQSLVKHMPKTVWLFVVILLPFLGTVLWFAIGREYPQREVRRAPQFAPWATEPAAAPVRRSDARSTEQQLADLEREIEEERLRAELARRRGELGDPA; via the coding sequence ATGCCGTACCTCATCTCGTTCGTCGTGCTGGCGGGCATGATCTTCGCGCTGATCGACATCATCACGAGGGATCAGAGCCTCGTGAAGCACATGCCGAAGACGGTGTGGTTGTTCGTTGTCATCCTGCTTCCGTTCCTCGGCACCGTGCTGTGGTTCGCGATCGGTCGGGAGTACCCGCAACGCGAGGTGCGCCGCGCGCCGCAGTTCGCGCCGTGGGCGACCGAGCCGGCGGCCGCGCCGGTGCGCCGATCGGACGCTCGGTCGACCGAGCAGCAGCTCGCCGATCTCGAGCGTGAGATCGAGGAGGAGCGGCTGCGCGCCGAGCTCGCCCGGCGTCGCGGGGAGCTCGGAGACCCGGCCTGA
- a CDS encoding NYN domain-containing protein, giving the protein MPDSSTPRVAVYLDFDNIVMSWYDRVHGRNSYSRDRQRIAADPDEKEISERLAAAMIDVGAIMDYAASFGTLVLTRAYADWSSPVNSLYRQQLVARAVDLVQLFPAAAYAKNGADIRLAVDTVEDLFRLEDLTHVVIVAGDSDYVPLAQRCKRLGRVVVAVGVAGSTAKSLAAACDQFDAYDALPGVATREPEPTPETAPSTARRRRKAVDPVEQLLSRALRLEQVRTDEEWMHLSAVKNLLKRMDPSFSEKALGHRSFSDFVKAHPKAAELDESTNIVRVRAVDGS; this is encoded by the coding sequence ATGCCGGATTCCTCCACTCCTCGCGTCGCGGTCTACCTCGATTTCGACAACATCGTCATGAGTTGGTACGACCGGGTCCACGGTCGCAACAGCTACTCGCGGGACCGCCAGCGGATCGCCGCTGACCCCGACGAGAAGGAGATCTCGGAGCGCCTCGCCGCCGCGATGATCGACGTCGGCGCGATCATGGACTACGCGGCATCCTTCGGAACGCTCGTCCTCACCCGCGCGTACGCCGACTGGTCGTCGCCGGTGAATTCGCTCTACCGCCAGCAGCTCGTCGCCCGCGCGGTCGACCTCGTCCAGCTCTTCCCGGCGGCCGCCTACGCGAAGAACGGCGCCGACATCCGTCTCGCCGTCGACACCGTCGAGGACCTGTTCCGCCTCGAGGACCTCACCCATGTCGTCATCGTCGCCGGCGACAGCGACTACGTCCCGCTCGCGCAGCGGTGCAAGCGGCTGGGGCGCGTCGTCGTCGCCGTCGGCGTCGCGGGATCGACCGCCAAGTCGCTCGCCGCCGCGTGCGACCAGTTCGACGCCTACGACGCCCTGCCGGGCGTCGCGACCCGCGAGCCCGAGCCCACCCCGGAGACCGCGCCCTCGACGGCACGCCGCCGCCGAAAGGCCGTCGATCCCGTCGAGCAGCTCCTCTCCCGCGCGCTGCGCCTCGAGCAGGTCCGCACCGACGAGGAGTGGATGCACCTCTCGGCGGTCAAGAATCTGCTCAAGCGCATGGATCCCTCCTTCAGCGAGAAGGCACTGGGTCACCGCTCGTTCTCGGACTTCGTGAAGGCGCACCCGAAGGCCGCCGAACTCGACGAGTCGACCAATATCGTCCGCGTGCGCGCCGTCGACGGCTCCTGA
- a CDS encoding M20/M25/M40 family metallo-hydrolase gives MARTSDSSLGRFRELLQIPTVSLDPGDADADGTHFLRFHDALVRLYPALHAVLEREVVAGYSLLYRWRGRDAASPLVLMAHIDVVPVVASEWSHEPFGAELVGSGDTAEIRARGAVDDKGSLVAILEAVESLVAEGVVPERDVYLAFGHNEEVAGDGAQAIVEVLRQRGVRPSLVLDEGGAVVEGALPGVIVPTAVIGVAERGVMTVHLTARELGGHASTPPRDPATARLARAVLRLHRRPFPTRLVPPVRAMFETVAPHTSGPLRRVFASIGVTGRLLVKVFPRLGPELNALVRTTAVVTELSGAAGANVLATAARASVNVRLLPGDTATSAEARIRRVVGDPLVEVDVVSASDPSPVSPWSGPAWDRLAAATRSALGEEVLPTPYIQLGASDSRWFTEISGHVYRFTPFHLTRGEREALHSHDERIRVGSWLRGIEFYRDLLRAS, from the coding sequence GTGGCCCGCACCTCCGATTCCTCCCTCGGCCGCTTCCGCGAACTCCTGCAGATCCCGACGGTCTCCCTGGATCCGGGTGATGCCGACGCCGACGGCACCCACTTCCTCCGTTTCCACGACGCTCTCGTTCGTCTCTACCCGGCCCTGCATGCGGTCCTCGAGCGGGAGGTGGTGGCCGGGTATTCGCTCCTCTATCGCTGGCGCGGGCGGGATGCCGCGTCCCCGCTCGTCCTCATGGCGCACATCGACGTCGTTCCCGTCGTCGCGTCGGAGTGGTCGCATGAGCCGTTCGGCGCCGAGCTCGTCGGCTCCGGGGACACCGCCGAGATCCGTGCGCGCGGCGCCGTCGACGACAAGGGGTCCCTCGTCGCGATCCTCGAGGCCGTGGAATCGCTCGTCGCGGAGGGCGTTGTGCCCGAGCGCGACGTGTACCTGGCCTTCGGGCACAACGAGGAGGTCGCCGGCGACGGTGCGCAGGCGATCGTCGAGGTGCTGCGACAGCGGGGCGTGCGTCCGTCGCTCGTGCTCGACGAGGGCGGCGCCGTCGTCGAGGGAGCGCTGCCGGGGGTGATCGTCCCGACCGCCGTCATCGGCGTCGCCGAACGCGGCGTGATGACGGTGCATCTGACCGCCCGTGAACTCGGCGGGCACGCCTCGACGCCGCCACGCGACCCCGCCACCGCGCGGCTCGCCCGAGCCGTCCTGCGGCTGCACCGGCGCCCGTTCCCTACCCGACTCGTGCCGCCGGTGCGGGCGATGTTCGAGACGGTCGCGCCACACACGTCGGGGCCGCTCCGGCGCGTGTTCGCGAGCATCGGGGTGACCGGCCGGCTCCTCGTCAAGGTCTTCCCGCGCCTCGGGCCCGAGCTCAACGCGCTCGTGCGGACCACCGCGGTCGTCACCGAGCTCTCCGGTGCAGCCGGGGCGAACGTCCTGGCCACGGCGGCACGGGCGAGCGTCAACGTCCGGCTCCTCCCCGGAGACACCGCGACGTCGGCGGAGGCGCGCATTCGCCGTGTCGTCGGCGACCCGCTCGTCGAGGTCGACGTGGTCTCGGCATCCGACCCGTCACCCGTGTCCCCCTGGTCGGGTCCCGCGTGGGACCGTCTCGCGGCGGCGACGCGGTCGGCGCTCGGCGAGGAGGTCCTGCCGACCCCCTACATCCAGCTCGGCGCGAGCGACAGCCGCTGGTTCACCGAGATCAGCGGACACGTGTACCGCTTCACGCCGTTCCACCTGACGCGGGGCGAGCGCGAGGCGCTGCACTCGCACGACGAGCGGATCCGTGTGGGCTCGTGGCTGCGCGGCATCGAGTTCTACCGCGACCTGCTGCGGGCGAGCTGA
- the hrpA gene encoding ATP-dependent RNA helicase HrpA: protein MSAPAPVLAYPPELPVSAARDEITRAIAEHQVVIVAGATGSGKTTQLPKMCLELGRTRIAHTQPRRIAARSIAERLAHEVQVPLGGAIGYKVRFTDEVTDATQVTLMTDGILLNEIHRDRLLRRYDTIIVDEAHERSLNVDFLLGYLARILPERPDLKVIITSATIDPESFAAHFAATAPDGERVPAPIIEVSGRTYPVEIRYRAHDEETEDDVDGLLAALRELDREPDGDVLVFLPGEAEIRDAMDAVRGLYAKDARPTEVLPLFGRLSSAEQHRVFEPSAVAGVRRRVILATNVAETSLTVPGIRYVVDTGTARISRYSVRSKIQRLPIEAISQASAQQRSGRAGRTSAGIAIRLYGEDDFTARPEFTEPEILRTSLASVILQMLSLGFGDVTEFPFLTKPDSRGVKAAVELLTELRAVAGRTGALRLTSLGRRIARLPIDPRFARMLLEAEKLGVSRDVLAIVSGLSIQDVRERPEERREEADRLHARFVDPTSDFLTLLNLWNHLRKQQRELGSSAFRRLCRSEHLNYVRVREWFDVHRQLSTLSRSGSPKDAPRQPAGAADPDALHRAILSGLLSHIGILDTRSVTTDPAKKNARKPLPQYRGARGASFAVFPGSGLRKASPDAVMAAELVETSRLFGRTVAAIDPAWAEDLAGDLAHRSLSDPHWSKDAGAAVAAEKVTLFGVEIIPRRRVQLARRDRDLARELFLRHALVEGEWNSQHLDKRLTAFERRNGELRRQLERIEERERRRDILVGDEAVYAFYDARVPHDVFDVRSFEAWWRETQPAAPKLLDMTEADLLGESARTDERDFPTRWRQGDQVLSLAYRFEPGASDDGVSVVVPLALLAQLRPDGFDWQVPGMRDELVTGLIKALPKAIRRHVVPAADWASTLGDELRGSGPEDTDGLPASTLRAALAARIQRVAHQPVTERDFDLERVPAHLGVSFRAVDQRGRTVGSSRDLRELQDRLAGRARESVARSLAPKRGPQPAASPAATVAAASAPIERTGITTWDVGDLPEVVDTKVAGGVVRGYPALVDAKDGVSLRIEATAERAAELTRAGARRLLLLAVPSPTAYVMDHLTAPEKLALAASPYPSAKALIEDARVAVADAVMGDAVIRTEAAFTAARDAFSSRVVDELFQTVSLAARILTLQRDVERAVKNQNSMTLLAALGDVKGQLAGLIHPGFLSRTGTARLAHLPRYLQGAKERVDGLSDNPGRDRQRMTEYERAAALFTDAGGTLPLPADTSARLEHARWLLEEFRVSLFAQRLGTAEPVSLQRISKALAG from the coding sequence GTGTCCGCACCCGCCCCCGTCCTCGCGTATCCCCCGGAGCTGCCCGTCAGCGCCGCGCGGGACGAGATCACGCGCGCCATCGCGGAGCACCAGGTCGTCATCGTCGCCGGCGCCACCGGGTCGGGAAAGACGACCCAGCTGCCGAAGATGTGCCTCGAGCTCGGCCGCACGCGCATCGCGCACACGCAGCCCCGACGCATCGCGGCGCGGTCGATCGCCGAGCGTCTCGCGCACGAGGTGCAGGTGCCCCTCGGCGGCGCCATCGGCTACAAGGTCCGCTTCACCGACGAGGTGACCGACGCCACGCAGGTCACGCTGATGACCGACGGCATCCTGCTCAACGAGATCCACCGAGACCGACTGCTGCGCCGTTACGACACGATCATCGTCGACGAGGCGCACGAGCGGTCCCTCAACGTCGACTTCCTGCTGGGCTACCTCGCCCGCATCCTGCCCGAGCGCCCGGATCTGAAGGTGATCATCACCTCGGCGACGATCGACCCCGAGAGCTTCGCGGCGCACTTCGCCGCGACGGCACCGGACGGCGAGCGCGTCCCCGCCCCGATCATCGAGGTCTCGGGCCGCACCTACCCCGTCGAGATCCGCTACCGCGCGCACGATGAGGAGACGGAGGACGACGTCGACGGCCTGCTCGCGGCGCTCCGCGAACTCGACCGGGAGCCCGACGGCGACGTGCTCGTCTTCCTCCCCGGCGAGGCCGAGATCCGCGACGCGATGGATGCCGTCCGCGGCCTGTACGCGAAGGACGCCCGCCCCACCGAAGTCCTGCCGCTGTTCGGACGGCTCTCGTCCGCCGAGCAGCACCGAGTCTTCGAACCGTCCGCGGTGGCCGGCGTCCGGCGACGGGTCATCCTCGCCACGAACGTCGCCGAGACGAGCCTCACGGTCCCCGGCATCCGCTACGTCGTCGACACCGGCACGGCGCGCATCTCGCGCTACAGCGTGCGGTCGAAGATCCAGCGGCTGCCGATCGAGGCGATCTCGCAGGCCTCGGCGCAGCAGCGCTCCGGGCGTGCCGGTCGCACGTCGGCGGGCATCGCGATCCGCCTGTACGGCGAGGACGACTTCACCGCGCGGCCCGAGTTCACCGAGCCCGAGATCCTCCGCACCTCGCTCGCGTCGGTCATCCTGCAGATGCTCTCGCTCGGCTTCGGCGACGTCACCGAGTTCCCGTTCCTCACCAAGCCCGACAGCCGCGGCGTGAAGGCGGCCGTCGAACTGCTCACCGAGCTCCGAGCCGTCGCAGGGCGCACGGGCGCGCTGCGACTGACGAGCCTCGGTCGGCGCATCGCGCGACTGCCGATCGACCCGAGGTTCGCGCGGATGCTGCTCGAGGCCGAGAAGCTCGGCGTCTCGCGCGACGTGCTCGCGATCGTGTCGGGACTGTCGATCCAGGACGTCCGCGAACGCCCCGAGGAGCGCCGCGAGGAGGCCGACCGCCTGCACGCGCGGTTCGTCGACCCGACGAGCGACTTCCTCACCCTGCTGAACCTCTGGAACCACCTGCGCAAGCAGCAGCGCGAGCTCGGCTCGAGCGCCTTCCGGCGCCTCTGCCGCAGCGAGCACCTGAACTACGTGCGCGTCCGCGAGTGGTTCGACGTGCACCGGCAGCTCTCGACGCTCTCCCGTTCCGGTTCGCCGAAGGATGCCCCGCGTCAGCCCGCGGGTGCCGCCGATCCCGACGCGCTCCACCGGGCGATCCTGTCGGGGCTCCTCTCGCACATCGGCATCCTCGACACGCGTTCGGTAACGACCGATCCCGCGAAGAAGAACGCTCGGAAGCCTCTGCCGCAGTACCGCGGCGCGCGCGGCGCCTCGTTCGCGGTGTTCCCCGGCTCGGGCCTGCGCAAGGCCTCCCCCGACGCCGTCATGGCTGCCGAGCTCGTCGAGACCTCGCGCCTGTTCGGCCGCACGGTCGCCGCGATCGATCCCGCGTGGGCCGAGGACCTCGCCGGTGACCTCGCGCACCGCAGCCTCAGCGACCCGCACTGGTCGAAGGATGCCGGCGCTGCCGTCGCGGCTGAGAAGGTGACGCTCTTCGGCGTCGAGATCATCCCGCGCCGCCGGGTGCAGCTCGCCCGCCGCGACCGCGACCTCGCTCGGGAGCTGTTCCTGCGCCACGCGCTCGTCGAGGGCGAGTGGAACAGCCAGCACCTCGACAAGCGGCTCACGGCGTTCGAGCGCCGCAACGGCGAGCTGCGACGTCAGCTCGAGCGCATCGAGGAGCGGGAGCGCCGCCGCGACATCCTCGTCGGCGACGAAGCGGTGTACGCCTTCTACGACGCCCGCGTGCCGCACGACGTGTTCGACGTCCGCTCGTTCGAGGCATGGTGGCGCGAGACGCAGCCCGCCGCCCCGAAGCTCCTCGACATGACCGAGGCCGACCTCCTCGGCGAGTCCGCGCGCACCGACGAGCGCGACTTCCCGACGCGCTGGCGACAGGGCGACCAAGTGCTCTCGCTCGCCTATCGCTTCGAGCCCGGTGCGTCCGACGACGGCGTCAGCGTCGTCGTACCCCTAGCCCTCCTCGCTCAGCTGCGCCCCGACGGGTTCGACTGGCAGGTCCCCGGCATGCGCGACGAGCTCGTCACCGGGCTCATCAAGGCGCTCCCCAAGGCGATCCGCCGCCACGTCGTCCCCGCCGCGGACTGGGCGAGCACCCTCGGCGACGAGCTGCGCGGATCGGGCCCCGAGGACACCGACGGACTCCCGGCGTCCACTCTCCGTGCAGCCCTCGCCGCCCGCATCCAGCGCGTCGCGCACCAGCCGGTCACCGAGCGCGACTTCGACCTCGAGCGCGTCCCCGCCCACCTGGGTGTCTCGTTCCGCGCCGTCGACCAGCGCGGGCGCACCGTCGGGTCGTCCCGCGACCTGCGCGAGCTGCAGGATCGCCTCGCCGGCCGTGCCCGCGAATCGGTCGCCCGCTCGCTCGCGCCGAAGCGCGGCCCGCAGCCGGCGGCATCCCCCGCCGCGACCGTCGCCGCCGCGAGCGCCCCCATCGAGCGCACCGGCATCACGACGTGGGACGTCGGGGACCTGCCCGAGGTCGTCGACACGAAGGTCGCCGGCGGCGTCGTCCGCGGGTACCCGGCGCTCGTCGACGCGAAGGACGGGGTGTCGCTGCGCATCGAGGCGACCGCCGAACGCGCCGCCGAGCTCACCCGCGCCGGCGCCCGGCGACTGCTGCTGCTCGCCGTGCCCTCGCCGACCGCGTACGTCATGGATCACCTGACGGCGCCCGAGAAGCTCGCCCTGGCGGCCTCGCCCTATCCGTCGGCGAAGGCGCTCATCGAAGACGCGCGGGTCGCCGTCGCGGACGCCGTCATGGGCGATGCGGTCATCCGGACCGAAGCAGCGTTCACCGCCGCCCGCGACGCGTTCTCTTCCCGGGTCGTCGACGAGCTGTTCCAGACCGTGTCGCTGGCCGCCCGCATCCTCACCCTGCAGCGCGACGTCGAGCGGGCGGTGAAGAACCAGAACTCCATGACGCTCCTCGCCGCCCTGGGAGATGTGAAAGGCCAGCTCGCCGGCCTCATCCACCCCGGGTTCCTCTCGCGCACCGGCACCGCGCGCCTCGCGCACCTCCCCCGCTACCTGCAGGGAGCGAAGGAGCGGGTCGACGGGCTCTCGGACAACCCCGGTCGCGACCGGCAGCGGATGACCGAGTACGAGCGGGCCGCCGCCCTGTTCACGGATGCCGGGGGCACCCTCCCGCTGCCCGCCGACACCTCCGCGCGACTCGAACACGCTCGCTGGCTGCTCGAGGAGTTCCGCGTGAGCCTGTTCGCGCAACGCCTCGGCACAGCCGAGCCCGTCTCGCTGCAGCGCATCTCGAAGGCGCTCGCGGGCTGA
- a CDS encoding Gfo/Idh/MocA family protein, with translation MTALRWGILATGGIAHAFTADLKTAGLTVTAVGSRRSESAQEFAAKYGIPRSYGSYDELVADPEVDIVYIATPHSHHLACAALALEHGKHVLIEKPLTLDADQAVAIRDLAADHGLLAMEAMWTRYLPHMVRLREILAAGVIGEVRVLSADHTQNLPTDPDHRLNELALGGGALLDLGIYPVSFAWDVLGAPAEILATAQLGETGADTDVAISVRHASGGVSSLLTSMRGAGANAAQIVGTKGRIEIDGVFYAPTSFRVFDVDGAVVEEFRAEIDGRGMQFQALYAEQLIAEGRTDSDLLPMDESVAIMGTLDEIRRQIGVVYPRS, from the coding sequence ATGACCGCACTTCGATGGGGAATCCTGGCCACCGGCGGCATCGCGCACGCCTTCACCGCCGACCTGAAGACGGCGGGTCTGACGGTCACCGCCGTGGGCTCGCGCCGCTCCGAGTCGGCGCAGGAATTCGCCGCGAAGTACGGCATCCCCCGCTCCTACGGATCGTACGACGAGCTCGTCGCCGACCCCGAGGTCGACATCGTGTACATCGCGACGCCCCACAGCCACCACCTCGCGTGCGCGGCCCTCGCCCTCGAGCACGGCAAGCACGTGCTCATCGAGAAGCCCCTGACCCTCGACGCCGACCAGGCCGTCGCGATCCGCGACCTCGCCGCCGATCACGGCCTGCTGGCGATGGAGGCGATGTGGACGCGGTACCTGCCCCACATGGTGCGCCTGCGGGAGATCCTCGCGGCGGGCGTCATCGGCGAGGTGCGGGTGCTCAGCGCCGACCACACGCAGAACCTCCCCACCGACCCCGATCACCGGCTCAACGAGCTCGCGCTCGGCGGCGGTGCGCTCCTCGACCTCGGGATCTACCCCGTCTCGTTCGCCTGGGACGTCCTCGGCGCGCCCGCCGAGATCCTGGCGACGGCGCAGCTCGGCGAGACCGGCGCCGACACCGACGTCGCGATCTCCGTGCGCCACGCGTCGGGCGGGGTCTCGTCGCTCCTCACCTCCATGCGGGGCGCCGGCGCCAACGCGGCGCAGATCGTCGGGACGAAAGGACGCATCGAGATCGACGGGGTCTTCTACGCGCCGACCTCTTTCCGTGTGTTCGACGTCGACGGCGCGGTCGTCGAAGAGTTCCGCGCCGAGATCGACGGGCGCGGCATGCAGTTCCAGGCGCTCTACGCCGAGCAGCTCATCGCCGAGGGCCGCACCGACAGCGACCTGCTGCCGATGGACGAGAGCGTCGCCATCATGGGCACCCTCGACGAGATCCGGCGCCAGATCGGCGTCGTCTACCCGCGCAGCTGA